AAAGTGCAGAAGACCAGGAACATGAAGAGGAGGTAGAAATGCGCGTTAGATTTTACGAAAGTGCTTCTGCAAGAAAAAGAACTGTGACAGctgaagaaagagaaaaggCCGTCAATGCAGCAAAAGAGTTTGAACCACCTAATCCTTTCTGTCGGGTTGTCCTGCGGCCCTCCTATTTATACAGAGGATGCATTATGGTGAGCCCTTGAATTCACCATGCCATGCATTTTTAATTCTTCTTGAACAGCTAATCTTTGAATACTAAAACTCCTCTTTCTGTTTTCCAGTATTTGCCATCCTGTTTTGCAGAAAAGCATTTGAATGGTGTTTCGGGATTCATTAAACTTCAAACCTCTGATGGGAGACAGTGGCCGGTTCGCTGCCTTTATAGAGGAGGTAGAGCCAAGTTAAGCCAGGGTTGGTTTGAATTTGCATTAGATAACAATTTAGGTGAAGGTGATGTCTGTGTGTTTGAGCTCCTTAAAGTGAAGGATGTGGCGCTGCAAGTTACTCTATTTCGTGTCACTGAAGATGTGGGATTGTTGAGCTCTCCCTTGCAGCAGAACGAAAATGCGGTATCAGCTAAACAATTGAGTTCTCCCTTGCAGCATCACCTCACTTCATCTAAACTAGTTAGAAATTAACATTAGCTTCATTCATGATAGCTCTACTGTGTTATTAAGTAGCCCTTGCTTCTGTGTGATCATCTCTTATTTTATTAATGTGGAACCTAGATGCTTTTTATGTCCATTTCAGGATGACTTAAGTGTAACATAGTTATTGTAGTTTAAGTACCGGTTCTTGTTTACAACTGTTTCTGAGACTGTGAATAGATTGTTCAATTTACCTGATGAGAATCCAAGACAATGCTTATCCTTTTTATTCTTGCATCCACCGCTTTTGTTTATTGCTGAAAATAAATTTGAGTTGCCTTTCACATTTACCTTTTCTATTATGGACTTGTTTTCATATTATTTTTAGAGAAATTGTATATCATATGGATGGATGATAGGGAAAAATAACAACAggtcttcttcattttcttttcaaaaatatattGATGTTACACTGTCTTAAAGGCCATCACTTAGTAACCTTTATCTTTGTTTGCCATCATTCATTCATGATTAAAAGAGCTCGTATGCTTAAACTTGTTTCTTGGTACTACTTCTAAGCACAAGAGTAAAACCACCACAACCTTCACATCTACATCCACCATCTCTTTTTTTTCCCACTAATAACCTCACTATTTGCAATATCTACATACATTCCCGCATTTTAGCTCCCCCCGTATGCAAAGTATTGATGTTATTCCTCCTGCAAACATGAATTTGTAGGATATAATTTTGAGTTCCACATTTAGAGTTTGCGGTAGCTAAGAAAATTGCATACCGTTTTTTAAGTTGTGGTAAATATGAGGCACATTAGGGAACAGGTGAAGGGAAATATAGAGGAAGCCAAAATCACTGTATGAAGCCACCAAGCCATGATGCGGCAAGGTTTGAACCAACAAATCAGCCCCACTAAACCATCGTGGCCAAAACCATGCTCCACCGTGTCGCGGCTGTTTCATCATTCCCATCATCGTCCTCTCCATCATAGATTCATAGATCAAGCAACAAAACCCAACCGCCACTAGCATCATGACCAAGAGGGGCCATTCACATATGACTATGGCTTCTCTCTCTTTACTCTTCTCCCATTTTCGCTTTTGATATAGTGTTCTTCTTGCTGGTACATGCAGCCTCCCTCTTTTTTAGGTTTGCTAAAGTGAGTCAATCTAACTCACTTGAGCTGGCTTAACGACGAGTTAAGCGGAGCTAACTCACTTTTCTGATGAGCCTTTAAAATCATAACTCAGCTCAACCCACCACTAGTTGTTGGGTTAGGTGAGCTGACTcacttttatttaaaataaaattgataaaaaattgtaacaagtttagaaaataaattgaattcttttttattgactagaaaacaaatttaaataaaaatgagatGGCTCGGCTCACTTAATTTTCAACCCGGTTAGCATATTGAGATTTAGATGAGTCGagcaacaaaaaaaactcaCCTAAATAAGTATTTTTCCAACCTAATTTACCCAAAAAATGGATTGAGTCGAGTTAGTTCACGAGTTGGGGTCCATTTTGATATGCCTATCATTTTTCCTCCCCCCATTTGTGCATTATCTATTTATCTAATACGGAATGTTATTTTAGTGTACTGTAAATAAAATTGTGATTGCAACAATATGAAACACATCATTAAATACCGCAAATTCAAAAATGCGGAATATTTTTAGTTGCCGTATTTTAGATTGTGAAACACAATAGACAATTTTAACTACTGCATTTTAAATTgtaaaatgttaaaaaaatccGAAAATCCCCTCGGATTTTTGGAAATTATGGGATTTGGGATGGTATAGTTAGATATAAAAGGATGGTGATTTTGCCCTACTTATAATCCTGATTGATTCGTGGAAACCCCATCTTCTTAGCTTTCCTCTTGTTATACGTGTAAAGGCAAATAAATAATTCCTTTGCATTTCCttctaataatttaaaaaacaaaaattcatgGTAAGTTAGTCACATAACCCTTATTTTGTTCTTATGTTGGATCAATTATGCACAGCCTATTTTCTAACTGGATGCCCTCTTTCATTCCCAACTATTTAAGCAAATTAACTTGCTGCCTCACTTGTGAATGTAGAACTTTTGCTGCCTGCAGAGAAGAAAAAGTTGTCTTATAAAACAAAACCAAATAACTCATAATCTAGTTTTTGTTTTGGTTAACTCATAACATAGTTTAAGAGAATTTGGTGACAAAGTACTCtgaaaatgaaatattaataGCTTAGTATAATGAAGAAAAAAGGCCAAAAAAGCAGAGTTCACATATTAAAATTCTCCACGGACGtgaatttttatttcattaagaATTAATAACCTTATTGGGCTACATGCTTACACTCTTCGGGTCTttacaaaaataataaagaaagcAATGGAAAGTTACTCACCGTGGTTAGTTTATTTAAGTATAGGTGTAGTTAAGTTCAACaagaacaaaaaagaaaagtaaaaaggcCAAATGTAGATGCTTACGCCATATGGTGAGGTTGATAGCATTGGTAACATAAGGAAATTAAAATGcttcaaagaaagaaaaataattaagtagGCCTACAGTTTGACAGTATGCAAATGTGGATTGGTTGAGTAAATGAGTTTGAATTGGccattttctttcatttccaAACACCAGTGCAGGTCTCTATCAAACCACTGCAGTGCCAGAAAATATCAGCATTATAATCACTAAGCATACAATTTTAATGCAGTTCACATGCTCATCTTACCATTTTGCATTACATGCTCACAAATTACAATCAATTTccaaaaacagaaaaagagaaaagagccACATTATGTGTAAACAGCTCACAGAGCTAGCAAATATGTCAAGTAAGTGATCAAGTCCTCATAGATaatatgaaaattgaaaacacCCCACCCTATTCAGCTACTTACTACCTAAGAGACCACAATCTCATAATAGTCCTGCTCCAGCCTCTTCAATATAACATTTAGAGGAAGCATCAGATAGGAGGAGGAAAAGGGAAGGAGGATATTTTGCTTGGGGCATACATCTCCAGAGATAGCACTCAGCAACAAGAAAAGAGAGATCCTTCTTTGTTTTGAAGCTGCCGGTAAGTGATCATGTCCTCTCCTAAGGTTTTTCTTGTGTCATGTCAACCTGTTATGATGGGATGCTGCTTTTACTTTATGATCGACTATGATCTTTATAATGCCCTTTCAACTCTATCATGTCACTGCAGTGCCTgcagtttgaggaaaacatgaaacCATGTCACAAATACAATACAAGCTTCTTTTATATGTTAAGAGATTTagatcttattttattttaaggttgTCTGTGCAAGGGATTGGTCATATCTGATGTAATGGGGCTTTTAGTATAAGAAGGTCtcatttcttttgcttcatAGGCCAAGTTTCTTGAGCAATTTTTGATTTCGTTGCCTGTGCTAGTGGGACAGGACAATGTTATTCTTCTGTTTTGCTTTTTTCCTCTATTGAACATTCTTCAGATGGACAACAAATCAACACAAAAAATAAGTTAAATGCCTAGTCCTTTGATAAGAAATAGTAAAGCAAATCAAGGGCATTGAAATTGAACTAATTACAGTCCTTGTGATGAAGTTAGCATTTTTATATTGAATGTCTTTAGGCCTTTCAGTTTCTTGATCAATTTATTTGGACATTTCTTGGTTTTGAATATCAAGAAGGGTGTTATTTTTTCAGGACTTGAAATCATGTGAACAGTGGCATAGTGGGATAACTGGATGGCTGACACAACCCCTATTTACCCTGCCTTCTTCAGAATCTTCCTTTCAGATCATCACTCTGAAAGAATGGTATATTCTTAATTATACTTTCTACCGTCTAAACTTACATGAACATATAATGTTGCTTTCCTTagaaaactaattaaaacttcATAAATACATTCTGTGGATTATTTAGTGAATATTTTTAGCTAAGAAGTATAAGAAACCAATGCAGTTATTGATTTCAAATCCTTACCGTAGTATTATATTTAAAGTCACATAGATCTTCTGCTCGAGTCATGAGAGaacaaacaacaaaaattttattgaaaataGTTTTCTCCTTAACATGTACTAAGTAATGAATCATTTagcatttatttaaatattttctgCATTATTAACTCAAATATATAAAAGAACCAAAGTTATAAGGAAGGGCTTTAATTGTGTAACTTTTAACTATTCAAGTTGTGTTCTTCTCACCTCTTTCATAATCATATTCATTCATTATAATGTACCTACATGTCACACATGGTATACTGGATAAACTTGTATTTTGTTGGCATAACTTGCAGAAAGTTCCACCGGAATTTCTGAAGTATTTGGAAGAAGACTTTTCAGCAAATGTGATTCTTATAGGTTCATCTGGTTACCAGTGGCAAGTGACCATTTTCAAGGGTGAAAAGGTATATATGCAAAATGGCTGGCCACAGGTTCTTACAGACAACTCAGTGAAGTCGAAGGAGTTGTTGCTTTTTACATATAATGGACAGAACCGATTCCTAGTGCAATTTTTCAGTAGCAATGGATGTGAGAGACAATGcactaaaacaataaaacaTGAAGAAGCTGCCACCCCAATCTTGGTGCAGAAAAGAAAGAGGGGAAgaccaagaaaagaaaagggaCTCCCAACCAATTTCGTCAACCAGATGAAAGAATGCCATATCAGCAAAGAATGTGAAAGAGCCTCCCAACCAGCAAAGAAGTACCCTGACTTTTTTAAAGTTTTCCTCCCAGAACGACACTCTGAAAGAATGGTATGTTCTTAATCATACTTTCTCCAATCTAGACATACATGAAGATATAATATAATGTTGCTGTCTATATTCTACTATTTAGAATAAATTGTAATACAGTGCATAAATTCTTAAGTTTACTAGCAATAAAACAATGCAATGTGTAACTATATTAAGTGTACTGACCAGTTCAGTTGTTGATTCCAAATCATTGTGAAATTATCATAATATCTAAATTCTGAACTCTGAAGTAACATTGTCTTTTGATCAGCGCGTCATAAGAttgccaattttttttaattgcagCTTATGCCAAATGCTTTCGTAAAGTTGGCACGCCAACAAGGATGGGAACCCAGGGATCTCATCCTTAAGAACTCTCATGGGAAAGTTTGGGAAGTCAAAGCAATTCCAATCGACAATCAACTGTATTTTGATGTTGGATGGAAGCAGTTCCGAGAAGATAATTGTTTAAAGGCTGCAaactttgttttttttacaCATATTGAAAGTAATGAGTTCAAGTTTAAGATCTGTGAATCAACAGGGTGTGAAAGGACAAAGGTAAATGGTAGAAAAGAACAAGACATGGTAAGGGAGGATGCGGTAGAGCTcgatgaggaggaagaagaagacgaggatgatgatgattatgttgtggatgaggatgaggatgaagatgatgatgagaaCGAGGATGAGgatgttgatgttgatgttgatgttggtgttggtgttggtgttggtgttggtgttggtgttggtgttggtgttggtgttggtgttgatgatgacaatgaggatgaggatgaggaggacacagaggaggatgaagaagaagtcaAGGCAACCAAAAGGAGACAATCTCCTGCTAAAGCCTGCAAAGTCAACTTGAACAGTAAGTTTTAACTCCACACTGAAAGttagttttgttttttcctttgtGTTACTGGTACATAATTCAGCCTTTAGCTGATAATTTATTTGGTTTAGGGGAGAAGGGAGGCAGTTCTGGGACCAAGGTTCAGCCTTTACCTGCTGATTTATTTGGTTTAGGGGAGAAGGGAGGCAGTTCTGGGACCAAGATTCAGCCTTTACCTGTTGATATATTTGGTATAGGGGAGAAGGGAGGCAGTTCTGAGACCAAGGCTGAAGATGCAGAACATGATGAAATTGATGCAGAATTCTATATTCACCCGGACAATCCCTACTTCCCTGTTAAACTATGGAAAACTAGACCCAACGATTTGGTTAGAAATCTTTATCCTTTCTTACTTCTATAAATATTGGTTTTTTAGACACTAGAACATTGTTATGTGAGTAAGTCCACTTGCTTAAGCTTAGGTGGATGAATTAGTCTTTGTTTGTCACCTTTAGCTTCTCATTTCTAATTAATTTTCCATTGGACTTTAAGCCCTTTTAGTCTCTCTATGTTATTTAGTAATTAGTACATTCATTCTCTATTTTCTGACGCTACTTTACTTTTAATAGTTTAGAACTATTACATGTCCCTTCTTTCATCTACTGAAATTTTCACTTCTGTTATTACCCTTCCCTTCCGCAGCATATTCCACATACAGTCCTCAAAGACTTTTCCCCTTGGTTTGGAAAAAAAGTCACCCTTGTGTGTTGCCAGTGTCAGGTATGAAAGCCTTTAATGTTTACCTTCAAGTTTTTACAACTATTCAAGTGTTGTTGGCTTTTACCAATTTTTTGTCTtgagaatttgaaattaaagcTGTGCTTTCTTTGTCATTACAGAATATTCAAAGAAATGAACTTCAAAACTACCATCTCAGCTTGCATCAACAACAGACATCCATCAGCAGAAGACACACAGAAGTGGGAGAAGTAGCTAG
This portion of the Lotus japonicus ecotype B-129 chromosome 3, LjGifu_v1.2 genome encodes:
- the LOC130747405 gene encoding B3 domain-containing protein At4g34400-like, yielding MADTTPIYPAFFRIFLSDHHSERMKVPPEFLKYLEEDFSANVILIGSSGYQWQVTIFKGEKVYMQNGWPQVLTDNSVKSKELLLFTYNGQNRFLVQFFSSNGCERQCTKTIKHEEAATPILVQKRKRGRPRKEKGLPTNFVNQMKECHISKECERASQPAKKYPDFFKVFLPERHSERMLMPNAFVKLARQQGWEPRDLILKNSHGKVWEVKAIPIDNQLYFDVGWKQFREDNCLKAANFVFFTHIESNEFKFKICESTGCERTKVNGRKEQDMVREDAVELDEEEEEDEDDDDYVVDEDEDEDDDENEDEDVDVDVDVGVGVGVGVGVGVGVGVGVGVDDDNEDEDEEDTEEDEEEVKATKRRQSPAKACKVNLNREKGGSSGTKVQPLPADLFGLGEKGGSSGTKIQPLPVDIFGIGEKGGSSETKAEDAEHDEIDAEFYIHPDNPYFPVKLWKTRPNDLHIPHTVLKDFSPWFGKKVTLVCCQCQNIQRNELQNYHLSLHQQQTSISRRHTEVGEVARWKDGRVCIKGWLSFRRKNKIKENDACICEIVWQEHQEIEMIRVHVAKKK